In Nostoc sp. GT001, a genomic segment contains:
- a CDS encoding HIRAN domain-containing protein, which translates to MKTLFLAWQDPNSRVWLPIGRLKFDGKKYQFVYTQGAVKAQTEHNFQLLYSFPDLNKEYTSVELFPLFSNRLMRRSRPDYKNYIESLNIPEGEDDPVSILSRSGGRKVTDYFEVFPCPEPHENGLYHIHFFAHGLRHLPACATERINQLQTGELLYLANEFQNPHDPRALLLCTEDHYIVGYCPRYIVDDVFKLKNKNSELVKVHVERVNPVPTPLQLRLLLNMTAEWHEDFRPFSSQEYQPLVADIPVAYTNF; encoded by the coding sequence ATGAAAACACTTTTTTTAGCTTGGCAAGATCCTAATAGTCGTGTTTGGCTTCCCATTGGTCGCTTAAAATTTGACGGAAAAAAATATCAATTTGTATATACGCAAGGTGCTGTAAAAGCTCAAACTGAACATAATTTTCAGCTATTGTATTCCTTCCCAGACTTAAACAAAGAATACACATCAGTTGAACTGTTTCCCTTGTTTTCTAATCGATTAATGCGACGCTCTCGCCCTGACTACAAAAATTATATTGAATCGCTAAATATTCCCGAAGGTGAAGACGATCCAGTTAGCATTCTTTCTCGTAGTGGTGGACGCAAGGTAACAGATTATTTTGAAGTTTTCCCATGCCCAGAACCACATGAAAATGGTTTATACCACATCCATTTTTTTGCACATGGACTACGACACCTTCCTGCTTGTGCAACTGAACGGATTAATCAATTACAAACGGGTGAACTCTTATATTTAGCTAACGAATTTCAAAATCCCCATGACCCGCGTGCATTGCTCTTATGCACTGAGGATCATTACATCGTAGGTTATTGCCCTCGGTATATTGTGGATGATGTTTTTAAACTCAAGAACAAAAATTCAGAACTTGTAAAAGTACATGTTGAGCGCGTTAACCCAGTACCGACCCCTCTGCAACTGCGTTTATTGTTGAATATGACCGCAGAATGGCATGAAGATTTTCGCCCATTTTCTAGCCAGGAGTATCAGCCTTTGGTGGCTGATATCCCTGTGGCTTATACTAATTTCTAG
- a CDS encoding HipA-like protein has protein sequence MMPEQFSIIDVPLDAPEADEDLGTKEKFWFRHQYLGRCLFKKARPNTGEDWAEKIAAELCELLGLPHADYELAIFNGENGIVSPSFLPPQEGAILILGNEILARLVSNYPQDSKDLSQHTIDNVFNAIGDASVNLPIDWTPPERISHATETFVGYLLLDAWIGNSDRHHENWAFISLQDKIYLAPTYDHASCLGRNEPDSKRKNRLTTKDAGFSVQAYVEKCNSALYAIVGDQKTLKTFNAFCEAQQRYPDAARVWLNNLARVSSNDTLELFERIPSNRISQTAIEFAQKILELNQSKLLNTLL, from the coding sequence ATGATGCCAGAGCAGTTTTCGATTATTGACGTTCCCCTAGATGCCCCAGAGGCCGATGAAGATTTAGGAACCAAAGAAAAGTTCTGGTTTCGCCATCAGTATTTAGGTCGTTGTCTATTCAAGAAAGCTAGACCAAACACAGGAGAAGATTGGGCAGAAAAGATTGCAGCCGAGTTGTGCGAGTTACTAGGTTTACCCCATGCTGATTATGAACTGGCAATATTCAATGGGGAAAACGGTATTGTTTCACCCTCATTTTTGCCGCCTCAAGAAGGTGCAATTCTCATCCTTGGTAATGAAATTCTGGCTCGGCTAGTATCTAATTATCCACAAGATTCTAAAGACCTGTCCCAACACACAATTGATAATGTATTCAATGCGATCGGAGATGCTTCAGTTAATTTACCTATCGACTGGACACCACCAGAGAGAATTAGTCATGCGACAGAAACTTTTGTTGGGTATTTACTTTTAGACGCTTGGATCGGGAATAGCGATCGACACCATGAAAATTGGGCATTCATCAGTTTACAAGACAAGATTTATCTAGCACCAACCTATGACCATGCCTCCTGTCTCGGTAGGAACGAGCCTGATTCTAAAAGAAAAAACAGACTAACCACAAAAGACGCTGGCTTTTCTGTCCAAGCGTATGTAGAAAAATGCAATTCTGCGTTGTATGCTATAGTTGGTGATCAAAAAACTCTCAAGACTTTTAATGCATTTTGTGAAGCGCAACAACGGTATCCAGATGCAGCGAGAGTATGGTTGAATAATTTAGCAAGGGTGTCAAGCAATGATACGTTAGAGCTTTTTGAGCGTATTCCATCTAATCGCATATCGCAAACAGCAATTGAATTTGCACAGAAGATATTGGAATTAAATCAAAGTAAGCTGCTGAACACCCTACTATGA
- a CDS encoding STAS domain-containing protein, protein MKAVALKETMSESKISEILETFEADLLSEWTQELATVNIRRGLIKEAQLKEECREFLSLFRIAVGQGNFTNIQTATWQDMREMLNSISRSRSQNGFTPSETATFVFSFKQPLFNRMRQQLKDPIELGENIWLATNLLDQLGLLTVEVYQKTREEVILRQQEELMELSTPVVKLWEGILALPIIGTLDSTRTQMMMELLLQKIVETSSEVAIIDITGVPTVDTLTAQHLLKTITAARLMGADCMISGIRPQIAQTIVYLGIDLTNVVTKATLADAFLTALKRLGTTITRSQSK, encoded by the coding sequence ATGAAAGCGGTTGCCCTCAAAGAAACGATGAGCGAAAGTAAGATATCAGAGATATTAGAAACCTTCGAGGCAGACTTGCTGTCGGAGTGGACTCAAGAACTAGCCACTGTGAATATTCGGAGAGGCTTGATTAAAGAAGCACAGCTAAAGGAGGAGTGCCGGGAATTCCTTAGTTTGTTTCGGATTGCCGTTGGGCAGGGCAACTTTACCAATATTCAGACAGCGACATGGCAAGATATGCGGGAGATGCTCAACAGCATTTCTCGATCGCGATCGCAAAATGGTTTCACACCCTCAGAAACGGCTACATTCGTCTTTTCGTTCAAGCAACCCCTCTTCAACCGAATGCGTCAGCAATTGAAAGACCCCATTGAGTTGGGTGAAAATATCTGGCTAGCCACAAACTTACTCGATCAGCTAGGATTGCTGACCGTTGAAGTCTATCAAAAGACGCGGGAAGAGGTGATTTTGCGGCAGCAGGAAGAGTTGATGGAGCTGTCTACCCCAGTGGTTAAACTCTGGGAGGGAATTTTGGCATTGCCGATAATCGGTACTCTGGATAGTACCCGGACTCAAATGATGATGGAGTTGTTATTGCAGAAGATTGTCGAAACCAGTTCAGAAGTTGCCATTATTGATATTACCGGGGTTCCCACTGTCGATACCCTGACTGCTCAACATCTGCTCAAGACTATTACTGCCGCCCGTCTCATGGGAGCCGATTGTATGATCAGTGGCATTCGTCCTCAAATTGCCCAAACAATCGTCTATCTCGGCATTGATTTGACAAATGTAGTCACAAAAGCAACCTTAGCCGATGCCTTTCTGACGGCGCTAAAACGGTTGGGAACAACCATTACCCGCTCTCAATCCAAATAG
- the msrA gene encoding peptide-methionine (S)-S-oxide reductase MsrA: MGLFGFGKKSVMPTPEEALSGRAQSMSVPAAHYVNKNPLKPPFPDGLEKAIFGLGCFWGAERKFWQLKGVYTTAVGYAAGLTPNPTYEEVCSGRTGHNEVVLVVFDPKVISYAELLKVFWESHNPTQGMRQGNDAGTQYRSGIYVYSENQKQLAEASREAYQQALNSAGYGKITTEILDAPEFYYAEAYHQQYLAKNPNGYCGLGGTNVSCPVGVVESQVSS, translated from the coding sequence ATGGGACTATTCGGATTTGGCAAAAAGTCAGTTATGCCTACACCTGAAGAAGCTTTGTCAGGAAGGGCACAATCTATGTCAGTACCCGCCGCTCATTATGTCAACAAGAATCCTTTAAAACCTCCTTTTCCCGATGGATTAGAGAAGGCAATTTTTGGTTTGGGTTGTTTTTGGGGTGCAGAACGCAAATTCTGGCAACTTAAAGGAGTTTACACTACCGCAGTCGGTTATGCTGCTGGTTTAACACCCAACCCTACTTATGAAGAGGTATGTAGTGGGCGCACTGGTCACAATGAAGTGGTGTTGGTTGTGTTTGATCCCAAAGTGATTAGTTATGCCGAATTGCTGAAAGTCTTTTGGGAAAGCCACAATCCTACCCAAGGGATGCGTCAAGGTAATGATGCTGGCACTCAATACCGTTCGGGAATTTATGTATATTCCGAAAATCAAAAGCAGCTAGCAGAAGCATCGCGGGAAGCTTATCAGCAAGCCCTCAACAGTGCAGGTTATGGCAAGATTACTACAGAAATCTTGGATGCGCCGGAATTTTACTACGCTGAAGCTTACCATCAGCAATACCTGGCTAAAAATCCCAACGGGTATTGTGGTTTGGGAGGGACAAATGTTTCTTGTCCCGTAGGTGTAGTTGAATCGCAAGTTAGTAGTTAG
- a CDS encoding helix-turn-helix transcriptional regulator: MAGGKSETPVSLSDRELQIIDLVAAGLTNQEIAGKLEISKRTVDNHISNILTKTETDNRVALVRWALQWGKVCLNDVNCCTLPNQIE, from the coding sequence ATGGCTGGTGGCAAGTCTGAGACCCCCGTTAGTCTGTCAGACAGAGAACTGCAAATTATCGACCTAGTGGCCGCTGGCTTAACTAACCAAGAGATTGCAGGAAAACTGGAGATTAGCAAGCGTACAGTTGATAACCATATCAGTAATATTCTCACGAAGACTGAGACAGATAATCGAGTAGCCCTTGTCCGCTGGGCTTTACAGTGGGGCAAAGTCTGTTTGAATGATGTCAATTGCTGTACTCTACCTAACCAGATCGAATGA
- a CDS encoding carbohydrate kinase, which yields MSNPRVLCLGEILFDCLADQLGLKLEEVKSWTPYPGGAPANVACALVKLGMSAGFIGAVGEDEPGNELVKLLQDVGVETTGVQRHPTAPTRQVYVTRDLAGDRTFAGFGQYDTAEFADTRLQAKQLSDSLFQQADFLVLGTLELAYPESEEAINRALELAEHYDLKIVLDVNWRPVFWKEPNIAHQKIPELFNRVDFLKLSKEEAEWLFETADPGAITYRLASIEGVLVTDGENGCTYCLGENEGKLPSFSIPVVDTTGAGDSFLAGFIYQLSQYGIHSLRDAETAKRIVTYASAVGALTTIKAGAIASQPTAAEVEAFLATHQL from the coding sequence ATGAGCAATCCCCGTGTTTTGTGCCTTGGTGAAATTTTATTTGATTGTTTAGCCGATCAATTAGGGCTAAAGCTGGAAGAAGTGAAATCTTGGACTCCTTATCCAGGAGGGGCACCAGCTAATGTAGCCTGTGCTTTAGTCAAGCTAGGAATGTCAGCGGGATTTATCGGAGCTGTTGGCGAAGATGAACCAGGGAATGAATTGGTCAAGCTATTACAAGATGTAGGTGTAGAAACGACAGGAGTACAACGCCATCCCACAGCACCAACGCGGCAAGTTTATGTTACACGGGATCTGGCTGGCGATCGCACCTTTGCCGGATTTGGTCAGTACGATACCGCAGAATTTGCCGATACTCGCCTGCAAGCTAAACAATTGTCAGATTCGCTGTTTCAACAGGCAGATTTTCTAGTTTTGGGTACTTTGGAATTAGCCTATCCTGAAAGTGAAGAGGCAATAAACCGCGCTCTAGAGTTAGCAGAACATTACGACTTAAAAATTGTGCTGGATGTCAACTGGCGTCCTGTATTTTGGAAGGAGCCAAACATCGCCCATCAAAAAATTCCCGAATTATTTAATCGAGTTGATTTCCTCAAACTCTCCAAAGAAGAAGCTGAATGGTTATTTGAAACCGCAGATCCCGGAGCCATTACTTATCGTCTAGCTTCGATTGAGGGGGTACTGGTGACAGATGGGGAAAACGGCTGCACTTATTGTCTGGGTGAGAACGAAGGCAAATTACCCTCGTTTTCCATCCCTGTAGTTGATACAACTGGTGCAGGAGATAGCTTTTTGGCAGGATTCATCTATCAACTGAGTCAATATGGTATCCACAGCTTGCGGGATGCAGAAACAGCAAAACGCATTGTTACTTATGCCAGTGCTGTTGGGGCACTGACTACTATTAAAGCAGGTGCGATCGCTTCTCAACCTACTGCTGCTGAAGTCGAAGCTTTTTTAGCTACACATCAACTCTAG
- a CDS encoding glycosyltransferase produces the protein MRKLYFLLPGTDSKFACGGLWAELKALNLAQNFCSAEVITYRQREKDKLFIDDLLKEQNLNDVIFVISWGFDIAKLVAKLKQYNVVYHAHSAGYRFRLPASIPIITVSRYTMGYWGEKSPNSLIYYLPNQISDEFQNLGLERDIDVLVQARKSSEYLIKELIPALQKRCKVLVVDSYVEDLPGLFNRAKVYLYDSAEYWAQQRVSEGFGLQPMEALACGCQVFSSVNGGLADYLDPGFNCYKIAGYSQEYDVQRILKVIESSEVFSLSEDCFVEHRTENIIKRFQVILDELNEFFDHKIQQPSNIKSLTKIRMAKLLAQKIYGKLKKKYFK, from the coding sequence ATGAGAAAACTTTATTTCTTACTTCCCGGTACAGATAGCAAATTTGCCTGTGGTGGTCTTTGGGCTGAGTTAAAAGCACTTAATCTAGCTCAGAATTTCTGTAGTGCTGAAGTTATAACTTACCGTCAACGGGAAAAAGATAAGCTTTTTATTGATGATTTGCTAAAAGAGCAAAATTTAAATGATGTAATTTTTGTGATCAGTTGGGGATTTGATATAGCTAAACTCGTGGCTAAACTTAAGCAATACAATGTTGTTTATCATGCACATAGTGCAGGTTATCGATTTAGGCTACCTGCAAGTATTCCAATCATCACTGTTAGCCGCTATACAATGGGATATTGGGGAGAAAAATCACCCAATTCTCTGATTTATTATTTGCCAAATCAAATTTCTGATGAGTTTCAAAATTTAGGATTGGAACGGGATATTGATGTTTTAGTTCAAGCTCGGAAGTCTTCTGAATATTTAATTAAAGAATTGATTCCGGCGTTGCAAAAACGTTGTAAAGTATTGGTTGTTGATTCTTATGTAGAGGATTTACCCGGACTATTCAACCGAGCGAAGGTTTACCTCTATGATTCTGCTGAGTACTGGGCACAACAGCGCGTTAGTGAAGGATTTGGTCTACAACCAATGGAAGCTCTTGCTTGTGGTTGTCAAGTATTTTCTAGTGTCAACGGTGGACTAGCCGATTACTTAGATCCTGGATTTAATTGTTATAAAATTGCTGGATATTCTCAAGAATATGATGTCCAACGAATTCTCAAGGTGATTGAATCTTCGGAAGTTTTTAGCTTATCCGAAGATTGTTTTGTTGAGCATCGGACTGAAAATATTATTAAGCGTTTCCAAGTTATTCTGGATGAGTTAAATGAGTTTTTTGATCACAAAATTCAGCAACCATCTAATATTAAGAGTTTGACGAAAATACGGATGGCGAAATTACTCGCTCAAAAGATATATGGGAAGCTGAAGAAGAAATATTTTAAGTAA
- a CDS encoding serine/threonine-protein kinase: MLQPEQILQDRYQIQRQLGNNGIRQTWQALDLQASDGENSIVVVKLLAFGGTVQWDDLKLFEREAQILKQLNHPRIPRYIDYFCIDDRTLWFALIQEYIPGESLKEKLAAGQRFSEKRARKIAVEVLNILTYLHELNPGVLHRDIKPSNLIWGDDNRIYLVDFGAVQDKAAREGVTFTVVGTYGYAPMEQFGGRAVAASDLYALGATLIHLLTGTSPSDLPQQDLRLQFTDRVNLSPSFVSWLQKLIEPAPEQRFTSASQALNALKSGLTVKSANKNQLLPLKEIINNSGCGINNHNETVPEEILGWNWGAFLMPWLWMWPNQVWYGLFCFVPNAWWIMAIALGAKGNEWAWKSRQWRSIEQFKAHQRGWAIAGILLGAPISIMLWIRAIALLQSAF; the protein is encoded by the coding sequence ATGCTGCAACCAGAACAGATATTACAAGACCGTTATCAAATTCAACGGCAACTCGGCAACAATGGAATTCGCCAAACTTGGCAAGCATTGGATTTACAAGCCTCTGATGGCGAAAATTCTATCGTTGTGGTCAAACTTTTGGCCTTTGGCGGTACTGTACAGTGGGATGACCTGAAACTTTTTGAGAGGGAAGCACAAATTCTTAAGCAGCTAAATCATCCCCGCATCCCTCGATATATAGATTATTTTTGTATCGACGATCGCACACTTTGGTTTGCCTTAATCCAAGAATATATTCCTGGTGAGTCGCTTAAAGAAAAACTTGCTGCTGGCCAAAGGTTTAGTGAAAAGCGAGCGAGAAAAATTGCTGTTGAGGTTTTAAATATTCTCACCTATCTACATGAATTGAATCCTGGAGTGTTGCATAGAGATATTAAACCGAGTAATTTAATCTGGGGCGACGATAATCGGATTTATTTGGTTGATTTTGGCGCAGTTCAAGACAAAGCGGCAAGAGAAGGCGTTACTTTTACCGTTGTCGGTACTTATGGTTATGCCCCGATGGAACAATTTGGTGGTCGAGCTGTTGCGGCTTCAGACTTATATGCACTGGGAGCGACTTTGATTCATTTGCTCACTGGAACTTCCCCCTCTGATTTACCCCAGCAAGATTTGCGACTACAATTTACAGACCGAGTTAACTTGAGTCCCAGTTTTGTTAGTTGGCTACAAAAGTTGATAGAACCCGCTCCCGAACAAAGATTTACTAGTGCCAGTCAAGCATTAAATGCTCTCAAATCGGGACTGACTGTCAAATCTGCAAATAAGAATCAGCTTTTGCCGTTAAAAGAAATAATCAACAATTCTGGATGCGGGATCAATAATCACAATGAAACAGTCCCAGAGGAAATTCTTGGTTGGAATTGGGGCGCTTTTCTGATGCCTTGGTTGTGGATGTGGCCGAATCAAGTATGGTATGGTTTATTCTGTTTTGTACCTAATGCTTGGTGGATAATGGCGATCGCACTCGGTGCAAAAGGCAATGAATGGGCTTGGAAAAGTAGGCAGTGGCGCAGTATTGAACAATTCAAAGCCCATCAGAGAGGCTGGGCGATCGCTGGTATTCTCCTGGGAGCGCCTATTAGTATTATGTTGTGGATTCGAGCGATCGCTTTACTCCAATCTGCATTTTAG
- a CDS encoding calcium-binding protein: MVFTYNGTSGNDYYNQLTSDDVKAFGYEGNDFIWTGSGNDSIYGDSGEDTLKGWSGNDIISGGSDDDYMDGGAGIDTVDYTYWNGGGTYNLATGVASFPGFYNEDILNFENIITGSGNDNVIGSEANNTIITGAGNDTVSGGGGDDYMDGGAGIDTVDYTYWNGGGTYNLATGVASFPGFYNEDILNFENIITGSGNDNVIGSEANNTIITGAGNDTVSGGGGDDYMDGGAGIDTVDYTYWNGGGTYNLATGVASFPGFYNEDILNFENIITGSGNDNVIGSAANNTIITGAGNDYIKGGSGQDVLYGGAGADTFVFDSFYEGVDIIKDFEWKEGDKIQISKYGFGATSNSQFSYDYNNGNLSYNGSLFATIENKPSGLSTNLDIVLV, translated from the coding sequence ATGGTATTCACTTACAACGGAACTTCTGGCAACGACTACTACAACCAACTGACTTCCGATGATGTAAAGGCTTTTGGTTATGAGGGCAATGATTTTATCTGGACGGGTTCTGGCAATGATAGTATCTACGGCGATAGTGGCGAAGATACCCTCAAAGGTTGGTCTGGTAACGATATAATCAGCGGTGGCAGTGATGATGATTACATGGATGGTGGTGCTGGTATAGACACCGTTGATTACACATACTGGAATGGTGGAGGCACTTACAACCTGGCAACTGGTGTTGCATCCTTCCCAGGCTTCTATAACGAAGACATTCTCAACTTCGAGAACATCATAACCGGAAGCGGCAATGACAATGTGATTGGCAGTGAAGCAAATAACACAATCATCACTGGGGCTGGTAACGATACAGTTAGTGGTGGTGGTGGCGATGATTATATGGATGGTGGTGCTGGTATAGACACCGTTGATTACACATACTGGAATGGTGGAGGCACTTACAACCTGGCAACTGGTGTTGCATCCTTCCCAGGCTTCTATAACGAAGACATTCTCAACTTCGAGAACATCATAACCGGGAGCGGCAATGACAATGTGATTGGTAGTGAAGCAAATAACACAATCATCACTGGGGCTGGTAACGATACAGTTAGTGGTGGTGGTGGCGATGATTACATGGATGGTGGTGCTGGTATAGACACCGTTGATTACACATACTGGAATGGTGGAGGCACTTACAACCTGGCAACTGGTGTTGCATCCTTCCCAGGCTTCTATAACGAAGACATTCTCAACTTCGAGAACATCATAACCGGGAGCGGCAATGACAATGTGATTGGTAGTGCCGCAAATAACACAATCATCACTGGGGCTGGTAATGACTACATAAAAGGTGGCAGCGGACAAGACGTACTGTATGGCGGTGCTGGCGCAGATACATTTGTCTTCGATAGCTTCTACGAAGGCGTTGACATTATCAAAGACTTTGAGTGGAAAGAGGGTGACAAAATCCAGATTTCTAAGTATGGCTTTGGCGCTACCTCTAACAGCCAGTTCAGCTACGACTACAATAATGGAAACTTATCCTACAATGGAAGCCTATTCGCGACCATCGAGAACAAACCCTCTGGTCTTAGTACTAATCTAGACATTGTGCTGGTGTAA
- the rfbB gene encoding dTDP-glucose 4,6-dehydratase, producing the protein MNRRLLVTGGAGFIGANFVHHWCQVYPDDRVVVLDALTYAGNRLNLALVEGRENFRFVQGDICDRTIIDNLLSTENIDTIAHFAAESHVDRSILGPAAFVQTNVVGTFTLLEAFRQHWEAKAQPSDYRFLHVSTDEVYGSLGADDAAFCETTAYAPNSPYSASKAGSDHLVRAYYHTYQLPTIITNCSNNYGPYQFPEKLIPLMCINTLIGKPLPVYGDGKNVRDWLYVGDHCRALDVVINHGLPGETYNIGGNNEVENINLVQLLCQLMDELSPDLPIHPAKQLITFVKDRQGHDRRYAINANKIKTQLGWTPSVTITEGLRLTVEWYLNHRDWWEPLLSAEYQAYYRKNYL; encoded by the coding sequence ATGAATCGGCGGTTATTAGTTACTGGGGGTGCCGGGTTTATTGGGGCGAATTTTGTCCATCATTGGTGTCAGGTTTATCCAGACGATCGCGTGGTGGTGTTGGATGCTCTTACATACGCGGGAAATCGTCTGAACTTGGCGCTGGTTGAGGGAAGAGAGAATTTTCGGTTTGTGCAGGGGGATATTTGCGATCGCACCATCATAGACAACCTATTATCAACGGAAAATATTGATACCATCGCTCATTTTGCCGCTGAATCTCATGTCGATCGTTCGATTCTTGGGCCGGCTGCTTTTGTGCAAACTAATGTGGTAGGAACTTTCACGCTGCTGGAAGCTTTTCGGCAACATTGGGAGGCGAAAGCACAGCCATCTGATTATCGTTTCCTGCACGTTTCTACTGATGAAGTCTACGGTAGCCTGGGCGCAGATGACGCAGCTTTTTGTGAAACGACAGCCTACGCTCCTAATAGTCCCTATTCAGCTTCAAAAGCGGGTAGCGATCATTTAGTGCGTGCTTATTATCATACTTATCAACTTCCAACCATTATCACAAATTGCTCTAATAATTATGGCCCTTATCAGTTTCCCGAAAAGCTAATTCCTCTGATGTGTATCAACACTTTGATCGGGAAACCATTACCTGTTTATGGTGATGGGAAAAATGTACGCGATTGGCTTTATGTGGGCGATCATTGCCGTGCTTTAGATGTAGTAATCAATCATGGTCTACCAGGAGAAACATACAATATAGGTGGCAACAATGAGGTGGAAAATATTAACCTCGTACAGCTTTTGTGCCAGTTGATGGATGAATTATCACCTGATTTACCTATACATCCAGCAAAGCAATTGATTACTTTTGTTAAGGATAGACAGGGACACGATCGCAGATATGCAATTAATGCAAACAAAATTAAAACTCAGCTTGGTTGGACGCCTTCAGTAACAATTACTGAGGGTTTACGTTTAACAGTTGAATGGTATCTCAATCATCGTGATTGGTGGGAACCTCTGCTGTCTGCGGAATATCAAGCTTACTATCGCAAAAATTATCTGTAA
- a CDS encoding DUF6391 domain-containing protein: MNTSASFQGSSSPFEFFNFDFTIPLSEKVPSLEDQSSDFPQNTQDADLLRQLSFIPGLKEILMLRQVHALEHATVWVLSESKSPYSAPAEFTNVQLDNELLGGLSTEQGFYLYGEVNISDLRRAVTLARHRITSGEWDLAVHPRCGTNLSVAMVLTAGLAIGVHLLLPFRPIEQLIGLGLAATTAAELAPDLGSMAQRYLTTAIPFNLAIENITRTRDVWGREAHFVKVGWQE; the protein is encoded by the coding sequence ATGAATACTTCCGCTTCTTTTCAGGGTAGCTCGTCTCCCTTTGAATTTTTTAACTTTGATTTTACGATACCTCTATCTGAAAAGGTTCCCAGTCTGGAAGACCAATCTTCAGACTTTCCGCAAAACACACAAGATGCCGACTTACTCAGACAGCTATCATTTATTCCAGGGTTGAAAGAAATTTTGATGCTGCGGCAGGTTCATGCTTTAGAACATGCTACTGTTTGGGTTCTTAGCGAATCAAAAAGCCCCTATTCTGCTCCAGCAGAATTCACTAACGTTCAACTAGATAATGAACTATTAGGCGGTTTATCTACTGAGCAAGGATTCTACCTCTATGGTGAGGTAAATATTAGTGATTTGCGGCGTGCAGTTACACTTGCTCGACATCGCATCACCAGTGGAGAATGGGATTTGGCTGTACATCCCCGTTGTGGGACAAATTTATCAGTAGCAATGGTCTTAACGGCTGGACTAGCTATCGGTGTGCATCTGTTGCTACCATTTCGACCAATCGAGCAACTTATAGGTTTGGGATTAGCAGCAACGACGGCCGCGGAACTCGCACCAGATTTAGGTTCTATGGCACAGCGTTACCTAACAACTGCCATTCCTTTTAACCTAGCAATTGAAAATATTACCCGTACACGAGATGTTTGGGGGCGTGAGGCACATTTTGTTAAAGTGGGCTGGCAAGAATAA
- a CDS encoding RnfABCDGE type electron transport complex subunit D produces MLLKDIRDYQILFLGLFLVLGIGTRDWTLRPELIAVAIATSLATQWILSWVTGKEQVANFRSALITSLGLSLLLRADHWTTMAIAAAIAIASKFIFQVGDKHFFNPANFGIISALILTPDAWVSPGQWGEEWWYGLLFLGTGGMILQRIGRWDTTAAFLGSYSLLEAIRNFWLGWTWDVYWHRLMSGSLLLFALFMITDPRSIPNSRIGRIVWAICIAGLTFILRNYFFVSTAVFWALFALAPLSILLDGFWLAPRFTWREKDQEAEIELLTPNS; encoded by the coding sequence ATGTTACTAAAAGATATACGAGATTATCAGATTTTATTTTTGGGCTTGTTCCTAGTCTTGGGAATCGGTACACGAGATTGGACGCTGCGACCAGAGTTAATTGCGGTAGCGATCGCCACAAGTCTAGCAACTCAATGGATATTGTCATGGGTAACAGGCAAAGAACAAGTAGCAAATTTTCGCAGTGCTTTAATTACATCACTGGGACTGAGTTTACTGTTGCGGGCTGACCATTGGACGACAATGGCAATAGCCGCAGCAATTGCGATCGCTAGCAAATTTATCTTCCAAGTCGGCGATAAGCATTTCTTCAATCCCGCCAACTTTGGCATCATATCTGCCTTAATTCTCACCCCGGATGCTTGGGTTTCGCCGGGACAATGGGGTGAAGAGTGGTGGTATGGGCTATTATTTCTCGGTACTGGCGGTATGATTTTGCAGCGCATTGGTCGTTGGGATACCACAGCAGCTTTTTTGGGTTCCTACTCTTTGCTAGAAGCCATTCGCAATTTCTGGCTGGGTTGGACTTGGGATGTTTACTGGCATCGATTGATGAGTGGATCTTTGCTGCTGTTCGCCCTATTTATGATTACCGATCCGCGATCGATTCCCAATTCCCGAATTGGGCGTATAGTTTGGGCAATTTGCATCGCCGGATTAACCTTTATCCTGCGAAATTATTTCTTTGTTTCCACAGCAGTTTTCTGGGCGCTGTTTGCCCTTGCACCGTTGAGTATCCTCCTAGATGGTTTCTGGTTAGCCCCAAGGTTTACTTGGCGAGAAAAAGATCAGGAAGCAGAGATAGAACTCCTAACTCCTAACTCCTAA